Genomic DNA from Cyanobacteria bacterium FACHB-DQ100:
TGGTGGGAAACAATTGCTGGACGATCGGACGGAGCGAAGACAATACCTTTGTGATTCCCGATCGCTGGATTTCTCGAAATCACGCAATGCTGCAATCGATGGAAACCGGGGAATTTTACCTGATCGATTTGGGCAGTCGGAATGGAACTTTTGTCAATGGGCGACGAGTGAGTATCCCGGTCACTTTGCGGAATGGCGATCGTTTAACCTTTGGGCAAACTGAACTGGATTTTGTTTGCCCCCAAAATCGCCCAACCGCCAACGCTGACGATTCTGACTCTAGAGACTTCACAGCGACCGCAACCCTTCATGTCCGCCGTTTAATCTCAGTTTTGGTGATTGATATTCGAGACTTTACGGTTCTGACGCGCCAACTCGACGAGAAGGTGCTGTCTGAAGTGATCGGGACTTGGTTTCGGCAAGCAGGCAATATTATTCGGGAGTATGGAAGCTGGGTTGACAAGTATATTGGCGATGCGGTGATGGCAGTCTGGACGCACGGAGCGCAGGGAGTCGATCGAGATGAAGCACTGCGGATTTGTCAGGCGATCGCTGCACTACACCAGATGACCAGTAATCTGTATCATCAATACCCGCTACCCTTTCCGTTAAAGATTGGGGCAGGGGTGAATACGGGATTTGCGATGGTGGGCAACACTGGAAGCGGCGATCGACCAGACTATACAGCATTAGGCGACACGGTAAACGCTGCATTTCGGCTGGAATCCGCGACCAAGCAGCTTGGACTAGATATTGCTTTAGGTGAGCGAACTTATCAACATCTCGCGGAACAAATCGGCAATGTGCAGTTTTTGGAGCGCTACTGCGTTGACCTCAAAGGATATGACACGCCGACTCCGACTCATGCTTGCTCGTTTGCCGATCTCGATCGCTTCCTCCGAGCAACGCTAGGGACTGTCCGTTGATTTCGATGCAGCAAGATTCTCCGATCGTATCCGCAAGATGATAGGCTCTAATAAAAGCTGTGTATTGCGTTTGCTCGATCCAGTTGGGAGGGACTAACAATGAAACGTTTGATTCGCTTTTTGGCGGTTTTTAGTTTGGTGGTGGGCTGTCTGGGTTGGTTATCCCAAACCGCAGTCGCAGCAAACTTGAATAGAGTGACGGTGTTAGCGGCAGACTACCGCAACGTCGTGGAAGATAAAATGGCGACCGAGTTCGGTAAGAAGCTCGATTTGAACAACACGAATGTTCGTGCTTTCCGCCAACTGCCGGGATTGTATCCGACTTTGGCAGGCTTGATTGTGAAAAATGCGCCTTATGAATCGGTAGAGGATGTACTCAACATTCCAGGCTTGAGCGACAAGCAAAAGGAACTTCTAGAAGCGAATTTAGATAACTTCGTGGCGACTGAAGTGTCTAAAGAGCTAGTGGAAGGGGGCGATCGCTATAACAACGGCATTTACCGCTAATATAGTTTTCACTTTGTAGGCTGACGCTCTATGCAGGGTTTAATCTGCATAGAGCGATTTTTTATTTCAGGGAAAGCGATGTTGCAATCTGCGTATGATGTGTTGGTGGTCGGGGCAGGCGCGGCAGGGTTATACACAGCGCTCTCGCTGCCCCAGCATTACCGAGTCGGTTTGATTACGAAAGATAGTGTGGCTCGCTCTGCCAGTGATTGGGCGCAGGGTGGGATTGCGGCGGTGATCGACCCACAAGACTCGGCTTCGCTCCATATTACCGATACATTAGTTGCGGGAGCGGGCTTATGTGACGAGGATGCGGTTAAGTTTTTAGTTGAAAATGCGGCGGAATGTATTCATCATCTGGTTGATTTGGGGGTGGCGTTCGATCGTCACAATCATCAACTAGCGCTGACCTTAGAAGCAGCTCATTCCCGGCGGCGAGTGCTTCATGCGGCAGATACGACTGGGCGAGCCGTAGTGAGTGTTTTAGCCGAACGGGTGCTAGAACGACAGAATATTCAGGTTTTAGACCAAACCTTTGTGCTGGATTTGTGGTTGGATTCGGAAAATCAGTGTCAAGGCGTTTGTTTGATTTACAAATCTGAGGTGCATTGGGTTCGTGCTCAGGCAGTGATTTTGGCAACTGGGGGAGGGGGACAGGTTTTTGCTCAGACGACCAATCCGGCGGTGAGTACCGGGGATGGAGTGGCGATCGCGCATCGAGCCGGAGCGATTCTGCGCGATTTAGAATTTATGCAGTTTCATCCGACGGCGTTGACCAAACCAGGTGCGCCAAGATTTTTGATTAGTGAAGCAGTGCGGGGAGAAGGGGCGCATTTGATCGATCGCTCCGGGTATCGGTTTGCGTTTGATTATCATCCTTCGGGTGAATTGGCTCCCCGTGATGTGGTGAGCCGCGCTATTTTCAATCACATTCAAAAAACTGAAGCCGATCCTGCGACTGCTACCGTTTGGCTGGATTTGCGCCCGATTCCCACCGAAACGATTCAGCATCGATTCCCAAACATTATTCAGGTTTGCCAAAAGTGGGGAGTCGATGTGTTCAAAGAGCCGATTCCTGTTGCACCCGCAGCACATTACTGGATGGGGGGAATTGGGACGGATTTAGAGAACCAGACTTCGATCGCGCATCTCTATGCCGTAGGTGAAACTGCAAGTACCGGAGTTCATGGAGCCAATCGCTTGGCAAGCAATTCGCTGTTGGAATGTTTGGTGTTTGGAGCGCAGTTCCGATCGCTATCGCTAGACCCGATTTCCGCAGCCCCTCTAAAAGCGGTTGAAACCTTATCAGTTGAGTTCGACCCGGAGCCAATTGAGCAATTCCGTGCTGCTTTACGTCGGTTGGTTTGGCAGAGTGCAGGAATTTCGCGAGAGCA
This window encodes:
- a CDS encoding adenylate/guanylate cyclase domain-containing protein, translating into MVILQPIPHLVLHSSDLNSRQLPLVGNNCWTIGRSEDNTFVIPDRWISRNHAMLQSMETGEFYLIDLGSRNGTFVNGRRVSIPVTLRNGDRLTFGQTELDFVCPQNRPTANADDSDSRDFTATATLHVRRLISVLVIDIRDFTVLTRQLDEKVLSEVIGTWFRQAGNIIREYGSWVDKYIGDAVMAVWTHGAQGVDRDEALRICQAIAALHQMTSNLYHQYPLPFPLKIGAGVNTGFAMVGNTGSGDRPDYTALGDTVNAAFRLESATKQLGLDIALGERTYQHLAEQIGNVQFLERYCVDLKGYDTPTPTHACSFADLDRFLRATLGTVR
- the psbU gene encoding photosystem II complex extrinsic protein PsbU; the encoded protein is MKRLIRFLAVFSLVVGCLGWLSQTAVAANLNRVTVLAADYRNVVEDKMATEFGKKLDLNNTNVRAFRQLPGLYPTLAGLIVKNAPYESVEDVLNIPGLSDKQKELLEANLDNFVATEVSKELVEGGDRYNNGIYR
- the nadB gene encoding L-aspartate oxidase translates to MLQSAYDVLVVGAGAAGLYTALSLPQHYRVGLITKDSVARSASDWAQGGIAAVIDPQDSASLHITDTLVAGAGLCDEDAVKFLVENAAECIHHLVDLGVAFDRHNHQLALTLEAAHSRRRVLHAADTTGRAVVSVLAERVLERQNIQVLDQTFVLDLWLDSENQCQGVCLIYKSEVHWVRAQAVILATGGGGQVFAQTTNPAVSTGDGVAIAHRAGAILRDLEFMQFHPTALTKPGAPRFLISEAVRGEGAHLIDRSGYRFAFDYHPSGELAPRDVVSRAIFNHIQKTEADPATATVWLDLRPIPTETIQHRFPNIIQVCQKWGVDVFKEPIPVAPAAHYWMGGIGTDLENQTSIAHLYAVGETASTGVHGANRLASNSLLECLVFGAQFRSLSLDPISAAPLKAVETLSVEFDPEPIEQFRAALRRLVWQSAGISREQKTLDAAIAQVQSWQQEFLQLPLSQLLCNFKLDRALKLNLSAQDLRSWGELYNLFDIAVLILKSAALRTESRGGHYRSDFPQTSETWRVHTIVKQNHWTTAPVRDISAPPANP